From Candidatus Rubrimentiphilum sp., one genomic window encodes:
- the rpmA gene encoding 50S ribosomal protein L27 encodes MFHFDLQLFASKKGAGSTRNGRDSNAQRLGVKRFGGQLVIAGNILVRQRGTRICPGENVGLGKDHTLYALTDGVVEFAMRRNRKHIHVRPVA; translated from the coding sequence ATGTTCCATTTCGATCTTCAACTCTTCGCATCCAAGAAGGGCGCCGGCTCCACCCGGAACGGCCGCGACTCCAACGCGCAGCGCCTGGGCGTCAAGCGTTTCGGCGGCCAGCTCGTCATCGCGGGCAACATCCTGGTGCGTCAGCGCGGTACGCGCATTTGCCCGGGCGAAAACGTTGGACTCGGTAAGGATCACACGCTTTACGCACTGACCGACGGCGTTGTGGAGTTTGCGATGCGCCGCAATCGCAAGCACATACACGTGCGCCCGGTCGCCTGA
- the fabF gene encoding beta-ketoacyl-ACP synthase II, with product MTKRRVVVTGLGAVTPLGNNREDFWRRLVAGESGVGPITAFDASDFSTRFAAEVKDFDAEGLLGRREARRMDRFSQYALVAAQEAIADAQLPQDQEFKNRVGSVLGTGIGGILTFWHNSDIAAKNGTWSKVTPFFIPMLMANASAAHISMHFGFRGPFFSAASACASGNDAIITAYNFIQVGDAPVMIAGGTEATISPLAVGGFCSMKALSTRNDEPTKASRPFDKERDGFVLAEGAGILVLEEYEHAKARGAKIYCEMIGYGQSADAYNLVAPDPESLGVELALTRSFEHAGIKPDDVDYINAHGTSTPQGDVAESQAIERVFGADTRVAVSSTKSMHGHALGAAGGIEGVALALTVERDMMPPTINYEVPDPDCTLDYVPNVARKAPVRVGLSNSFGFGGHNSVLVFSKPR from the coding sequence TTGACTAAGCGACGCGTGGTCGTCACCGGGCTCGGGGCGGTGACGCCCCTCGGGAACAACCGCGAGGACTTCTGGCGCCGGCTGGTCGCGGGAGAGAGCGGCGTCGGCCCCATCACGGCCTTCGACGCGAGCGATTTTTCGACGCGTTTCGCCGCCGAGGTCAAGGATTTCGACGCCGAAGGCCTGCTCGGCCGCCGCGAAGCGCGGCGGATGGACCGCTTTTCGCAGTACGCGCTCGTCGCCGCGCAGGAAGCGATCGCGGACGCGCAGCTACCGCAGGATCAGGAGTTCAAGAACAGAGTCGGCTCGGTGCTCGGTACGGGCATCGGCGGCATCCTGACGTTTTGGCACAACTCCGACATCGCCGCGAAAAACGGGACGTGGTCGAAGGTAACGCCGTTCTTCATTCCGATGCTGATGGCCAACGCGTCGGCCGCGCATATTTCGATGCACTTCGGTTTTCGCGGGCCGTTTTTTTCGGCCGCCAGCGCGTGCGCCAGCGGCAACGACGCAATCATTACGGCCTACAATTTTATTCAAGTGGGCGATGCGCCCGTGATGATCGCCGGTGGAACCGAGGCGACGATCTCGCCGCTGGCGGTCGGCGGATTCTGCTCGATGAAAGCGCTCTCGACGCGCAACGACGAGCCGACGAAAGCCAGCCGGCCGTTTGACAAGGAGCGCGACGGTTTCGTACTGGCCGAAGGCGCCGGTATTCTGGTGCTCGAGGAGTACGAGCACGCCAAGGCGCGTGGCGCAAAGATCTACTGTGAGATGATCGGCTACGGACAGTCCGCCGACGCGTACAATTTGGTCGCGCCCGATCCGGAGAGCCTCGGCGTCGAACTTGCGCTCACGCGTTCGTTCGAACACGCGGGCATCAAACCGGACGACGTCGATTACATCAACGCGCACGGCACCTCGACGCCGCAAGGCGACGTCGCCGAATCGCAGGCGATCGAAAGAGTTTTTGGAGCGGACACGCGGGTCGCGGTCAGCTCGACCAAATCGATGCACGGCCACGCGCTGGGCGCGGCCGGCGGAATCGAAGGCGTCGCGTTGGCGCTCACGGTCGAACGTGACATGATGCCGCCGACCATCAACTACGAGGTCCCCGACCCCGACTGCACGCTGGATTACGTGCCGAACGTCGCGCGCAAGGCGCC